A region from the Sphingomonas flavescens genome encodes:
- a CDS encoding alpha/beta hydrolase: MTHRAPRPLPLFLDLVRQVSMRDPELGADALAGLRAYEHSPRRDRPAAGAELARVHGATLRDHGGDGLPVVLLPSLINPPRILDLDEEVSLTGAIAGMSRRVMLLDWGVASERKELSVAGHIEQLLLPLLRSIGEPVSLVGYCLGGTMAIAAAELMEVERVATLAAPWHFARYPDESKQALQDMWRHSQAAARALGALPMEVLQAAFWSLDPERTVRKFAEFGRLDPASANARRFVELEEWANEGEPLPYPAAQELVEGLFSDDLPGSGRWQVAGHTVSGQPDVPTVHLTADRDLIAPPQTAATGPNVVIPSGHVGMIVGSARQRLHEELREFLTPCR; this comes from the coding sequence GTGACGCACCGTGCACCGCGGCCGTTGCCGCTGTTCCTCGACCTTGTCCGCCAAGTGTCGATGCGCGATCCGGAACTGGGCGCCGACGCACTCGCGGGATTGCGCGCCTATGAGCATTCACCCCGGCGCGATCGCCCTGCGGCAGGAGCGGAGCTCGCGCGCGTTCACGGTGCAACGCTCCGCGATCACGGCGGCGACGGTCTGCCGGTCGTGCTGTTGCCGTCGCTGATCAATCCGCCCCGCATTCTCGACCTCGACGAGGAAGTGTCGCTGACCGGCGCGATCGCGGGGATGAGCCGCCGCGTAATGCTGCTCGATTGGGGGGTCGCAAGCGAGCGAAAGGAACTCAGCGTCGCGGGCCACATCGAACAATTGCTGCTGCCATTGCTGCGCAGCATCGGCGAACCCGTGTCGCTGGTCGGCTATTGCCTCGGCGGCACGATGGCGATCGCCGCCGCTGAATTGATGGAAGTCGAACGCGTCGCGACGCTTGCCGCGCCATGGCACTTCGCGCGCTATCCTGATGAGTCGAAGCAGGCGCTGCAGGACATGTGGCGCCATTCGCAAGCGGCGGCCCGAGCCCTCGGCGCATTGCCGATGGAGGTTCTGCAGGCGGCTTTCTGGTCGCTCGACCCGGAACGGACTGTACGCAAGTTCGCCGAGTTCGGTCGGCTTGATCCAGCCAGCGCGAACGCACGCCGTTTCGTCGAGCTGGAGGAGTGGGCCAATGAGGGTGAGCCCCTGCCCTACCCCGCCGCTCAGGAACTGGTTGAAGGCCTGTTCAGCGACGACTTGCCGGGAAGTGGGAGGTGGCAGGTCGCCGGCCATACCGTGTCTGGCCAACCCGACGTGCCGACGGTCCATTTGACCGCCGACCGCGACCTCATCGCGCCGCCGCAAACCGCCGCAACCGGTCCAAACGTTGTCATCCCGTCCGGTCATGTCGGCATGATCGTCGGCTCAGCCCGCCAGCGCCTCCACGAAGAACTCCGCGAATTCCTGACGCCTTGCCGCTAG
- the phaR gene encoding polyhydroxyalkanoate synthesis repressor PhaR, giving the protein MTKASGKVTIKKYANRRLYDTESSTYITLDRLAQMVREGREFEVVDAKSGEDITRSVLTQIIVDEEARGSTMLPTNFLKQLIGLYGNSMQNFVPSYLEAAMDAFQRNQSAVKDAFSGNVFADLAKRNMAIFEDAASAFGGKPKAKAEAPSANSDVDQLKAELAALQAKVDRLNR; this is encoded by the coding sequence ATGACCAAGGCATCGGGCAAGGTAACGATCAAGAAATATGCGAACCGGCGTCTCTACGACACCGAGAGCTCGACATACATCACGCTCGACCGCCTCGCGCAAATGGTTCGCGAGGGCCGGGAATTCGAAGTGGTCGACGCGAAGAGCGGCGAGGATATCACTCGCTCAGTGCTGACGCAGATCATCGTCGACGAGGAAGCGCGCGGAAGTACGATGCTGCCGACCAACTTCCTCAAGCAACTGATCGGCCTTTACGGCAACTCGATGCAGAACTTCGTGCCGTCGTATCTGGAAGCGGCGATGGACGCATTCCAGCGCAACCAGAGCGCGGTTAAAGACGCCTTCAGCGGCAACGTCTTCGCGGATCTCGCGAAGCGCAACATGGCGATTTTCGAGGACGCTGCGTCGGCCTTCGGCGGCAAGCCCAAGGCCAAGGCGGAGGCGCCATCGGCGAACAGTGACGTCGATCAGTTGAAAGCCGAGCTCGCGGCCTTGCAGGCGAAGGTCGATCGCCTCAATCGCTGA
- a CDS encoding M13 family metallopeptidase, with protein MKKNFTLLAGAAVLIALVPHAAVAQTAAAPEEYKGMTFPGWGFNKADLDKSVKPNDDFFKYVNGKWFANEVIPPQYPYSGAALQLRLGAEGDVRAIVEEMAARQYPAGSLEQRIGDAYRAFLDVNAINAAGLAPAKPYLDRIGAAKSREDLAHLFAQPGIPSPIGAFVSIDRQDPNANTVYAAAGGLGLPDRDYYLVDSPKNLEIRAKYKEYLAFLLGKAGYADPKTSAERVYDLERQFAEIGWDRALARNPELTTNRVTRAELEQMAGGFPVAAMLNDLQLGTQPSFIVAQVPPTQEEISKLGLTPDQLKKLGGGVPAMFALLNTAPMDDIKAWAAARFLSSQAAVLPSDIDDANFGFYGKLLTGRTEQRQRWQRALDFVQGAMGEAVGKIYVERHFPPSSKAAMETLVGNLRLALASNLKDLAWMTPATRVEARKKLDAFGVKIGYPVKFETYDGLVITPGQALANNVSASDWAWKDQLDDLSKPVDKTKWLMTPQTVNAYYMPPANEIVFPAAYLQPPYFNPKADAAVNYGAVGATIGHEIGHGFDDQGSRYDGTGKLRNWWTDTDRKTFDALGAKLAAQYDQICPYDDGKTCHNGKLTLGENIGDLGGISMAYQAYKLSLKGKPAPVIDGLTGDQRFFLSYAQAWRWKYRDAFARQLLQTDSHSLAEARVNAVVRNFDPWYKAFNVKPGDKLYLAPKDRVRIW; from the coding sequence ATGAAGAAGAATTTCACGCTGCTCGCCGGCGCGGCAGTGCTTATCGCGCTCGTGCCGCACGCCGCGGTGGCGCAGACGGCTGCGGCGCCTGAGGAATATAAGGGAATGACCTTCCCCGGCTGGGGCTTCAACAAGGCTGACCTCGACAAGTCGGTGAAGCCTAACGACGATTTCTTCAAATACGTCAACGGCAAGTGGTTCGCGAACGAGGTCATCCCGCCGCAATATCCTTACAGCGGCGCCGCGCTGCAGCTCCGCCTCGGCGCCGAAGGCGATGTGCGCGCGATCGTCGAAGAAATGGCGGCACGCCAATATCCGGCCGGCAGCCTCGAGCAGCGCATCGGCGATGCCTATCGTGCCTTCCTCGACGTCAATGCGATCAACGCAGCCGGGCTCGCGCCGGCGAAGCCCTATCTCGACCGAATTGGGGCGGCGAAGAGCCGTGAAGACCTCGCGCATCTGTTCGCGCAACCCGGGATTCCATCGCCGATCGGCGCGTTCGTCTCGATCGACCGGCAGGATCCCAATGCGAACACCGTCTATGCCGCAGCGGGTGGCCTCGGCCTGCCCGACCGCGACTATTACCTGGTCGACAGCCCGAAGAACCTCGAGATCCGCGCCAAGTACAAGGAGTACCTCGCGTTCCTGCTTGGCAAAGCCGGCTACGCTGATCCTAAGACGTCGGCCGAGCGCGTTTACGATCTCGAGCGGCAGTTCGCAGAAATCGGATGGGATCGTGCCCTTGCGCGGAACCCGGAGCTGACGACCAATCGGGTCACGCGCGCCGAGCTCGAGCAAATGGCGGGCGGCTTCCCAGTCGCGGCGATGCTCAATGACCTTCAACTTGGCACCCAGCCGAGCTTCATCGTCGCACAGGTGCCCCCGACGCAGGAGGAAATCTCCAAGCTTGGTCTCACTCCCGACCAGCTCAAGAAGCTGGGTGGCGGCGTCCCCGCGATGTTCGCGCTGCTGAATACGGCGCCGATGGACGACATCAAAGCCTGGGCTGCGGCCCGCTTCCTGTCGAGTCAGGCAGCGGTGCTGCCGAGCGACATCGACGATGCGAACTTTGGCTTTTACGGCAAGCTACTTACCGGCCGCACCGAACAGCGGCAGCGCTGGCAGCGCGCGCTAGACTTCGTGCAAGGTGCGATGGGCGAAGCGGTCGGCAAGATCTACGTCGAGCGCCATTTCCCGCCGTCAAGCAAGGCAGCGATGGAAACGCTGGTCGGGAATCTGCGCCTCGCGCTGGCGAGCAACCTCAAGGATCTTGCCTGGATGACGCCCGCGACCCGGGTCGAAGCGCGGAAGAAGCTCGACGCCTTCGGCGTGAAGATCGGCTACCCGGTGAAGTTCGAAACCTATGATGGACTGGTCATCACCCCGGGGCAGGCGCTGGCGAACAATGTGTCGGCGTCCGACTGGGCCTGGAAGGACCAACTCGACGACCTCAGCAAGCCGGTCGACAAGACCAAATGGCTGATGACGCCGCAAACGGTGAACGCCTATTACATGCCGCCGGCGAACGAGATCGTCTTCCCGGCCGCCTACCTGCAGCCGCCCTACTTTAATCCGAAGGCCGACGCGGCCGTGAATTACGGTGCGGTCGGCGCGACGATCGGGCATGAGATCGGCCACGGGTTCGACGACCAGGGCTCGCGCTACGACGGCACGGGCAAGCTGCGGAATTGGTGGACCGATACCGATCGCAAGACCTTCGACGCGCTCGGCGCGAAACTTGCCGCGCAATATGATCAGATCTGTCCGTACGACGACGGCAAGACTTGTCATAATGGCAAGCTGACGCTCGGCGAGAACATCGGGGATCTCGGCGGCATCTCGATGGCCTATCAGGCTTACAAGCTATCATTGAAGGGAAAGCCCGCGCCGGTCATCGACGGGCTGACCGGCGATCAACGCTTCTTCCTCAGCTACGCCCAGGCATGGCGCTGGAAGTATCGCGATGCCTTCGCGCGCCAGCTGCTGCAGACGGACTCACACTCGCTCGCGGAAGCGCGGGTCAATGCGGTCGTCCGCAACTTCGACCCCTGGTACAAGGCGTTCAACGTGAAGCCGGGCGACAAGCTGTACCTGGCGCCAAAGGACCGCGTCCGCATCTGGTAA
- a CDS encoding PEPxxWA-CTERM sorting domain-containing protein: MMNSLKGALTRPAAIACVLAAAATPQIASAQVYTGTFTALNGSSASGTTTLTLDANAKTLNVMIHVMGLEPGGVHVGHIHGRVDANGMPLDSTTPTLAQDTDRDGYVELAEGQVTYGPILVDFMNTDPNMDGVVDFNRTFNLLDPTIYGAGFNIMSLLGPNLDELSLREIVLHGLTVPAGPGAGTPGEVNGTNGYLTVLPVASAELVRAVPEPATWAMMLLGFGGIGVAMRRSRNRKGSLQIA, translated from the coding sequence ATGATGAACAGCTTGAAGGGCGCGCTTACGCGTCCGGCAGCAATCGCGTGCGTTCTTGCTGCAGCGGCAACCCCGCAAATCGCCTCGGCGCAGGTCTATACGGGGACCTTTACGGCACTCAACGGGAGCAGCGCGAGCGGAACAACCACGCTAACCCTCGACGCAAATGCAAAAACACTCAACGTCATGATCCATGTGATGGGTCTTGAACCCGGCGGCGTCCATGTCGGGCACATTCATGGTCGTGTCGACGCGAATGGCATGCCTTTGGACTCAACAACGCCGACCCTCGCCCAGGACACGGACCGCGATGGCTACGTCGAGCTTGCCGAGGGCCAAGTAACCTATGGGCCGATCCTCGTCGATTTCATGAACACCGACCCCAACATGGACGGCGTGGTCGACTTCAATCGAACGTTTAATTTGCTCGATCCCACCATCTACGGTGCCGGTTTCAACATTATGAGCTTGCTCGGCCCCAATCTTGATGAACTTAGCTTACGCGAGATCGTCCTCCACGGATTGACGGTCCCTGCGGGCCCGGGTGCGGGAACGCCGGGTGAGGTCAACGGCACTAACGGCTATCTGACCGTGCTACCGGTAGCGTCAGCTGAACTCGTTCGCGCGGTTCCCGAGCCGGCGACGTGGGCCATGATGCTCCTCGGGTTCGGCGGGATCGGAGTGGCCATGCGCCGAAGCCGCAATCGCAAAGGTTCACTGCAGATCGCGTAA
- a CDS encoding N-acyl homoserine lactonase family protein yields MKRLHYAFRHVWGAVALAALLAWPQALAATPNRLELWRLDCGSVDIPDADFLNDSFALAGVHKTVVVSCYLIRDGDRFLLWDAGLPLSRLGAGRRSVGGGRAILSKTILAQLSAMKVDPRQVKLVALSHYHSDHSGQLATLPWATLMIGQQDLEVVRSTAAAFNLERSEFGPWLTGGAKVDGVVGDRDIFGDGRVIMLATPGHTPGHHSLLIKLSSGSVILTGDLWHFREQIRIHGVPKINTSRADSLASMDRIEQIARNLSASFIIGHDDRDTKMPPSAAR; encoded by the coding sequence ATGAAACGGCTTCACTACGCGTTCCGCCACGTGTGGGGAGCGGTTGCATTGGCGGCCTTGTTGGCGTGGCCTCAAGCCCTCGCGGCTACGCCGAACCGTTTGGAGTTGTGGCGACTGGATTGCGGTTCGGTCGATATCCCCGATGCTGATTTCCTGAACGACAGCTTCGCCCTTGCCGGCGTGCACAAGACTGTCGTGGTCAGTTGCTACCTGATCAGGGACGGAGATCGCTTCCTGCTCTGGGACGCGGGCCTGCCACTGTCTCGGCTGGGTGCGGGACGGCGCAGCGTCGGCGGCGGCCGCGCGATCTTGTCAAAGACGATCCTTGCTCAGCTTTCGGCGATGAAGGTCGACCCCCGACAGGTGAAGCTAGTCGCGCTCAGCCATTATCATTCCGATCATAGCGGTCAGCTTGCGACTTTACCTTGGGCGACGCTCATGATCGGTCAACAAGACCTTGAGGTCGTCAGAAGCACCGCAGCCGCCTTCAACCTCGAGCGGTCGGAATTCGGGCCATGGCTGACCGGGGGTGCGAAAGTCGACGGCGTCGTCGGCGACCGAGATATATTCGGCGATGGCCGCGTCATCATGCTCGCTACGCCCGGGCACACGCCGGGACATCATTCCTTGTTGATCAAATTGTCATCCGGGTCAGTCATTCTCACCGGCGACCTGTGGCACTTCCGAGAGCAAATTCGGATCCATGGCGTGCCGAAAATCAATACGAGCCGAGCTGACTCGTTAGCCTCGATGGACCGAATCGAACAGATTGCGCGTAATCTCAGCGCATCCTTTATAATTGGTCACGACGATCGTGACACGAAAATGCCACCATCAGCGGCACGTTGA